ACGATCGTCGTGATCGCCGATGCCACGTCGCTCCATGCGAGAACGAGCCCGTCGTGCGACACCAGAGCCAGCCCATCGGTGGATAGGCGTACCAATGCATCGAACGGTATGTCGATGCGTTGCGACGATGCTACGTGCGTAGGTGTCGTCCGACCGAAATCCACGAAGCTACGACGCCGATGGCGCCGCCCACCAGAACGAGTTGGGCAACAAGCACCGGAAGGTCGACGCTTCCGGCATTGAGTTGCACCCACGGGAGCGCCAGCAGCAGCTTGGGCCAGAGTTCGTATTTCGAGATGGCCAGCACCACCACCGCGATCAGCGCGCCAAAGACTCCCGCAAGCAAACCTTCGCAGATAAACGGGAGGCGAATGTACATATTTGTTGCGCCGACGAGTTGCATGATCGATATTTCGCGGCGCCGGGCAAAAACCGTCAGCCGGATCGTGTTTGAAATAATGATTCCCGCGACCAGGAGAAAGACCCCGATCACGACGATGCCGATGCGGCGCAGGACGCCTCCGAGTTGGAGCAGCCGCTCGACCACCGTTTGCGGATAGACGACGTCTTGGACGCCGTGCATCTTACGAATCGCCGCGGCGACGGCGACGGTCTCTTGCGGGTCGCGCACGCGCACGCGCAGCTTATCCGGGAGCGGGTTCTGCGTCAGCAGCGAGGTATCGATGACGCCGTTGGTGCGGGCGCGCAGTTCGGCCAAGCCCTGCTTTTTCGATATGAATTGCACCGAACGAACCCGCGGGTCGCTAGCGATCGCATTGCGCAGCGCGTGCGTTCGCTGCGGCGTGATGTCGTACGAGAGGTACGCCGAGACTTCGATTTGGTTGAGTACTTGGTCGCCCAAGCCCGTGAGGGTGCCGCGAATGAAGAGAAACGCCCCTAGGAGCACGATCGTCATCGCGACGGTGCCGATGGCGGTAGCCTGCATGCCGGCGTTGCGCGTAAAATTGCGCAACACCTCACCCAGAAAGAACTTGACCTTGCCCCAGTCCAAGATAGTAATAGCCTCGTTCTTCGTCGGTGACGATCTTGCCGTCTTCGAGGCGCACGACGCGGCGGCGCATGCGATCGACGACGGCTTGGTTGTGGGTGGCGACGACGACGGTCGTCCCTTTGAGGTTGATGCGTAGAAGCAGTTCCATGATCTCGGTCGTATTCGATGGATCGAGATTGCCGGTCGGTTCGTCGCAGAGTAAAATTTTCGGATTGTTGACGAGTGCGCGGGCGATGGCCGCGCGTTGTTGTTCGCCGCCCGAGAGTTCGCCGGGATACATGCGGCTCTTGTGCGAGAGGCCGACGAGATCGAGCGCGCGCGGAACCTGTCGCATGATGTCGCGACTATGCGCGCCGGTCACTTGCATCGCGAACGCGACGTTCTCCCACACCGTTTTGTCGGAGAGCAATTTGAAGTCTTGGAAGACGACGCCCAGATGCCGGCGTAGCGCCGGAACGCGCGAGCGCTTGAGCTTCTCCACGCGGATGCCGTCAACGGTGATATCACCGGAGGTCGGCGTCGATTCGTGGTAGAGCAAGCGCAGCAGGCTGGATTTTCCCGTTCCGGAGTGGCCGACGAGAAAGACAAAGTCGCCTTTGGCAATCTCCAGGCTCACATGGTCTAGGGCGCGCACTCCGTTGGGATAGGTCAGAGAGACGCCGCGCAAAGAGATCATCGCTGCGGGAGGGTTTTACCTTTGGCCGCGAGCTATACCTTCGGGCTATGAATTTCGATTTAACCGACGAGCAGAAAGCCATCCAGTCCCTCGCCCGCGAGTTTGCGCAAGACGAGGTAAAGCCCAAGGCCGAGGAGATGGACCGCGAAGAGCGCTTCCCGTACGACTTGGTAAAGAAGATGGCCGAGCTCGGTTTTATGGGATTGCCGTTCCCTGAAGAGTACGGCGGAGCCGGGGCCGACACGGTGAGCTATGCCCTGGCCGTCATGGAGATCGCCCGCGCCGACGCTTCGACCGGCATCACCATGGCCGCTCACGTCTCGCTGGGCGCGACGCCCTTCTATTTGTTCGGCACCAAGGAACAAAAGGAACGCTATCTGGTGCCGCTCGCACAGGGCAAGATGCTGTGGGGATTCGGCCTCACCGAGCCGAGCGCCGGCAGCGACGCCGGTAACTGCCAAACCAAAGCAACCCTAGCGGACGGTCGATGGACGATCAACGGCACCAAAGCCTTCATCACCAATTCCGGGACGGATATCAGCGGCGGCACAACGATCACCGCGGTCACCGGAAAACGCGCCGACGGCAAGCCCGAAATCTCCAACCTCGTCGTGCCGCAAGATGCGCCCGGATTCGCGCGCAGCAAAAAGTATCGCAAGATGGGCTGGCGCGCCTCGGATACGCGCGAGCTTTCGTTCGTCGACGCCACCATCCCCGAAGAGAACCTGCTGGGCCCGCGCGGCGAAGGCTACAAGCAGTTCCTCAAGATTCTCGACGGCGGCCGCATCTCGGTTGCTGCGCTCTCGATCGGCCTCGCGATGGGTGCCTACGACGAAGCATTGCAGTACGCTAAAGACCGCCATGCGTTCGGCAAACCGATTAGCAAATTCCAAGCGATCCAGTTCAAGCTGGTGGACATGCTCTGCGAGATCGAGCACGCCAAGATGATGATCCTCAAAGCCGCGTGGGAGAAGGACAACGGTCGCGATTTCGTCCAGACCGCCAGCCTCGCCAAACTCTACTCCGCCGAAGTTTCGCGCCGCGTCGTCAACGAGGCCGTCCAGATTCACGGCGGCTACGGCTTCATGGACGAATACCCGGTCTCGCGCATGTATCGCGACCAGAAGATCAACGAAATCGGCGAAGGCACGAACGAAGTGCAGCGCGTGGTCATCGCCCGCTTGATGGGCCTATAACGCAAACGTTCTTCCTGTGGAGGTTGCCTTTCATGAAACTCGCACGTCGTCTTTCGGCCCTGCTCGGCATCGCGCTCTTCGCGATGCCGGTGCTCGCGCTCGCCGCGCTACCCGTCGGCAGCAAAGCCCCCGATTTCACGCTGCAAGCATCCAAGGGCGGGAACGTCTTCCCGTTTTCGCTCGCCGCAGCGTTGAAGAAAGGTCCGGTCGTGCTGTATTTCTACCCCGCGGCGTTTACGACCGGGTGCACGATTGAAGCGCACGATTTCGCCGACGCAATCGGCAAATACAAAGCGCTCGGCGCAACGGTGATCGGCGTCTCGCACGACCCGATCGCGAAATTACAGAAGTTCTCGGTGAGCGTGTGCCGCAGCAAGTTCGCCGTCGCCGCCGACAGC
The genomic region above belongs to Candidatus Dormiibacterota bacterium and contains:
- a CDS encoding acyl-CoA dehydrogenase family protein — protein: MNFDLTDEQKAIQSLAREFAQDEVKPKAEEMDREERFPYDLVKKMAELGFMGLPFPEEYGGAGADTVSYALAVMEIARADASTGITMAAHVSLGATPFYLFGTKEQKERYLVPLAQGKMLWGFGLTEPSAGSDAGNCQTKATLADGRWTINGTKAFITNSGTDISGGTTITAVTGKRADGKPEISNLVVPQDAPGFARSKKYRKMGWRASDTRELSFVDATIPEENLLGPRGEGYKQFLKILDGGRISVAALSIGLAMGAYDEALQYAKDRHAFGKPISKFQAIQFKLVDMLCEIEHAKMMILKAAWEKDNGRDFVQTASLAKLYSAEVSRRVVNEAVQIHGGYGFMDEYPVSRMYRDQKINEIGEGTNEVQRVVIARLMGL
- the ftsX gene encoding permease-like cell division protein FtsX is translated as MDWGKVKFFLGEVLRNFTRNAGMQATAIGTVAMTIVLLGAFLFIRGTLTGLGDQVLNQIEVSAYLSYDITPQRTHALRNAIASDPRVRSVQFISKKQGLAELRARTNGVIDTSLLTQNPLPDKLRVRVRDPQETVAVAAAIRKMHGVQDVVYPQTVVERLLQLGGVLRRIGIVVIGVFLLVAGIIISNTIRLTVFARRREISIMQLVGATNMYIRLPFICEGLLAGVFGALIAVVVLAISKYELWPKLLLALPWVQLNAGSVDLPVLVAQLVLVGGAIGVVASWISVGRHLRT
- a CDS encoding peroxiredoxin encodes the protein MKLARRLSALLGIALFAMPVLALAALPVGSKAPDFTLQASKGGNVFPFSLAAALKKGPVVLYFYPAAFTTGCTIEAHDFADAIGKYKALGATVIGVSHDPIAKLQKFSVSVCRSKFAVAADSTQSVEKAYDAVLKLAPAYADRTSYVIAPNGTILYTYTNLNPDQHVTNTLAALRAWKAKQQ
- the ftsE gene encoding cell division ATP-binding protein FtsE, producing the protein MISLRGVSLTYPNGVRALDHVSLEIAKGDFVFLVGHSGTGKSSLLRLLYHESTPTSGDITVDGIRVEKLKRSRVPALRRHLGVVFQDFKLLSDKTVWENVAFAMQVTGAHSRDIMRQVPRALDLVGLSHKSRMYPGELSGGEQQRAAIARALVNNPKILLCDEPTGNLDPSNTTEIMELLLRINLKGTTVVVATHNQAVVDRMRRRVVRLEDGKIVTDEERGYYYLGLGQGQVLSG